A genomic stretch from Anas platyrhynchos isolate ZD024472 breed Pekin duck chromosome 25, IASCAAS_PekinDuck_T2T, whole genome shotgun sequence includes:
- the CRTAM gene encoding cytotoxic and regulatory T-cell molecule — translation MNFTTALHIAALLLMQGDFAEAGGETVTLQEGEDLNLSCTLGGSNSSIRQWLNPRGFTIFLDTKWGLRDQRYKLIHYSEDELSIRLSNVTVHDEGVYKCFYYGTPFKVKTTTVEVLAAPSKPVLEASQDTERGITLSCSTRGSKPRPQITWLLDNGIQLPGDTTHKSEANGEKWTTTSTLTVLAYGPNSTASCLVHHKALKEEKLAVPFRFEDLPGTVTNTYPASTAQEVVTHVPEHEQPTATATESDLDNSTDFSPSYPQHNGSDQPSIPSAVPENPAVLSSASTTTQQNLQPAVTSTWPEATSAAAGEEELSGTPSHHVPNGTDTASNGTVTEDELPRTEASPPSENVTQISIITFEQDLLSEGIQREKDVLLPSLVAVLIFVLLIIVVLFMRKLKKAHGVWKRENDNSEQTLESYKSKSNEESPGHEKNEQAVSQKSNVQYVTEGYAEKTQKNPGEKNITIAEKLFTCGRETDV, via the exons ATGAATTTCACCACGGCGCTCCACATCGCGGCTCTGCTCCTGATGCAAG GGGATTTCGCAGAAGCTGGCGGTGAAACCGTAACTCTGCAGGAAGGAGAGGACCTAAATCTCAGCTGCACCCTCGGGGGTAGCAACAGCTCCATCAGGCAGTGGCTAAACCCTCGTGGGTTTACGATTTTTCTTGACACCAAGTGGG gTTTAAGAGATCAGAGGTACAAGCTTATCCATTATTCAGAGGATGAGTTATCCATCCGACTGTCTAATGTAACAGTGCACGACGAAGGCGTCTACAAATGCTTCTACTACGGCACCCCGTTCAAAGTCAAGACGACGACTGTTGAGGTGTTGG ctgctccttctAAACCGGTACTGGAAGCATCCCAAGACACAGAAAGAGGCATTACACTGTCCTGCTCTACACGAGGAAGTAAACCACGGCCCCAGATTACCTGGCTGTTGGATAACGGGATACAACTTCCAG GTGACACCACGCACAAGTCAGAAGCCAATGGGGAGAAATGGACCACAACCAGCACGCTGACAGTCCTCGCCTACGGGCCCAATTCAACAGCCAGCTGCCTCGTTCACCACAAAGCATTAAAAGAAGAGAAGCTGGCTGTGCCTTTCCGCTTTGAGGACCTCCCTGGGACAG tgacaaACACATATCCTGCATCAACTGCACAAGAGGTGGTTACACACGTCCCTGAGCATGAGCAGCCTACAG cgACTGCAACAGAGTCAGATCTGGACAACAGTACAGACTTCTCCCCAAGCTACCCACAACATAATG GCTCTGACCAGCCAAGCATCCCTTCCGCAGTACCAGAGAATCCAGCAGTTCTCAGCTCAGCATCAACTACAACCCAGCAAAACCTCCAGCCAGCTGTCACATCTACTT ggCCCGAAGCaacatcagctgcagcaggagaggaagaACTGTCTGGTACCCCGAGTCACCATGTCCCAAACG gcACTGACACAGCATCCAATGGCACAGTGACAGAAGACGAACTTCCCAGGACAGAAGCCTCACCCCCAAGTGAAAACGTAACTCAGATTTCCATCATCACCTTCG AGCAAGATCTGCTATCCGAAGGCATCCAAAGGGAGAAGGATGTCCTGCTGCCAAGCTTGGTGGCTGTTCTGATTTTCGTGTTGCTCATCATTGTTGTGCTTTTTATGAGGAAGCTGAAAAAAGCTCATGGAGTGTGGAAGAGAG aaaatgATAATTCAGAGCAGACGCTGGAGAGTTATAAATCCAAATCTAATGAAGAAAGTCCAGGCCATGAGAAGAACGAACAAG CTGTCAGTCAGAAGTCCAACGTGCAGTATGTAACAGAAGGATATGcggaaaaaacacagaagaatccaggagagaaaaacatcaCAATAGCTGAGAAACTGTTTACATGTGGAAGGGAAACAGATGTATAG
- the JHY gene encoding jhy protein homolog isoform X2 translates to MNSSGTEYISVSSPSTYDMSKKPFPQRVITQPHFHPAHWKKTSVSKGGFVPDSQESDSESLVQERQYQLELQQRIHENEELVGLYADEVESDSLEEEDSLEEMSLREQGVKYDTNQYTNGTREKESNGSGSPEEKNQLEAKLQDSFSEFGTELLSFHEPDAFISSEPFRLHTRGKESADGCYFKHSPSAHSSAFSLQIQENQPQRAKKDFVEKNKRTLGLRTDKKTSYLQLHSKKQGEVLQEQIADTKTVDEEPVQSVPPFQNVKMDPEDKWYLKSQQLKDHQNKWSQRKKIKSNQSLKGGAFSRSDNQQPAGRPAEPKPWHRPTSEFRTAPTQAAEQDNSSAPQKWLCPSLSVGPDTNTTANSKNCLINFPNQRHSVNQDFTTPTYPIHPTPHKLNPAEVMSPAYTSKETKKYQHQPPNGLPHDQQHLYTDDTAKFFPRDGSTDGQAYPNQRNISSTFNANFQELVKDHISLQDCKRQNYAQKSYHNYAVSSLRPSQSPAACCTASQLTQTTEKHHQEMSHLKKGHLADDRHLFSPLPPVIPQAESDSEVDPKRGEGNQAKINRSNSEGYLMLMEKQKQPKVYKKPYSSKTYMNLDVKLGGLGPDYEAIKEKKEKLKQQKEYAKQIKEHNMKNIALVQRLPTKPQVISLVSRQKALEYAKKIPKPKTFTAKQSDEEVKEERVPTTTLKGDSFPQIASLETLQSRHEKEKQVVAAFRTLHIL, encoded by the exons ATGAATTCTTCAGGTACGGAGtatatttcagtttcttctccAAGCACTTACGACATGAGTAAAAAACCTTTTCCTCAGAGAGTAATCACGCAACCACATTTTCATCCTGCACATTGGAAAAAGACATCTGTAAGCAAAGGGGGCTTTGTCCCTGACTCCCAAGAGTCCGATTCTGAAAGCCTTGTTCAAGAGAGGCAGTATCAGCTGGAACTCCAGCAGCGAATTCATGAAAATGAAGAGCTGGTAGGACTGTATGCTGATGAGGTGGAGAGTGACAGCTTAGAAGAAGAAGATAGCTTGGAGGAGATGAGTTTAAGAGAACAAGGAGTTAAGTATGACACAAATCAATATACAAATGGAACACGAGAGAAAGAGAGTAATGGAAG TGGCTCCCCAGAAGAAAAGAATCAACTGGAGGCAAAGTTGCAAGATTCATTCTCTGAGTTTGGTACAGAATTACTCAGCTTTCATGAACCAGATGCCTTCATCAGCAGTGAGCCTTTTAGGTTACATACCAGAGGGAAGGAATCTGCAGATGGCTGTTATTTCAAACATAGTCCCAGTGCGCACAGCAgtgctttttctcttcagatTCAAGAAAATCAACCCCAAAGAGCAAAAAAAGACTTCGTGGAGAAAAATAAACGGACTTTGGGATTACGTACAGACAAGAAAACTTCGTATCTTCAGTTACACAGCAAAAAGCAAGGAGAAGTTCTTCAAGAGCAG ATTGCAGATACTAAAACTGTTGATGAGGAACCAGTTCAGAGTGTCCCACCATTCCAGAACGTGAAAATGGACCCTGAAGACAAGTGGTACCTGAAGTCACAGCAGCTCAAG GATCACCAAAACAAGTGGtcccagagaaagaaaataaaatccaaccAGAGTCTCAAAGGGGGAGCTTTCTCAAGGAGTGATAACCAACAGCCAGCAGGAAGACCAGCAGAACCAAAGCCTTGGCATCGCCCAACGTCAGAATTTCGGACAGCTCCcacacaggcagcagagcaAGACAACAGCAGTGCACCGCAGAAATGGCTGTGCCCCAGTCTTTCTGTCGGACCTGACACTAATACAACAGCAAATTCCAAAAATTGCTTAATCAATTTCCCAAATCAAAGACATTCTGTTAATCAGGATTTTACCACACCTACCTATCCTATTCATCCAACACCACATAAACTTAACCCAGCAGAGGTTATGTCACCGGCGTATACCAGCAAGGAGACCAAGAAATACCAACATCAACCTCCAAATGGACTTCCACATGACCAGCAACATTTATACACAGATGATACTGCAAAGTTTTTTCCAAGAGATGGCAGTACCGATGGTCAAGCATATCCAAATCAGAGGAATATTTCATCTACTTTTAATGCTAATTTTCAAGAACTGGTAAAGGACCATATATCACTTCAGGATTGCAAGAGGCAGAATTATGCACAAAAAAGTTATCACAACTATGCTGTCAGTAGTTTAAG gCCTTCCCAGTCACCAGCAGCCTGTTGTACAGCCTCCCAGCTTACCCAAACCACAGAGAAACATCACCAAGAAATGTCTCATCTGAAAAAAGGTCACTTAGCTGATGACAGGCACTTGTTCAGCCCACTTCCACCAGTAATTCCACAGGCCGAAAGTGATTCAGAGGTGGATCCAAAGAGAGGTGAAGGAAATCAAGCGAAAATAAACCGAAGCAACTCTGAAGGATATCTCATGctaatggaaaagcaaaaacagccTAAAGTCTACAAGAAG CCATATAGCTCAAAAACCTACATGAATTTGGATGTGAAGCTTGGAGGCCTCGGACCTGACTATGAAGCCATCAAGGAAAAA aaAGAGAAGTTAAAGCAACAAAAGGAatatgcaaaacaaataaaggaacACAACATGAAAAACATTGCTTTGGTTCAGAGGTTACCTACAAAACCCCAGGTCATATCTTTAGTGTCAAGACAGAAG GCACTGGAGTATGCTAAGAAGATTCCAAAACCAAAGACTTTCACAGCAAAACAATCAGATGAAGAGGTGAAAGAGGAAAGAGTTCCAACAACAACTTTAAAAGGAGACAGTTTTCCTCAAATTGCATCTTTGGAAACTTTACAAAGCAGACATGAGAAGGAGAAGCAAGTTGTAGCTGCTTTCAGAACCCTTCATATCTTATAA
- the JHY gene encoding jhy protein homolog isoform X1, which yields MNSSGTEYISVSSPSTYDMSKKPFPQRVITQPHFHPAHWKKTSVSKGGFVPDSQESDSESLVQERQYQLELQQRIHENEELVGLYADEVESDSLEEEDSLEEMSLREQGVKYDTNQYTNGTREKESNGREQQPVDKYFNLRYNPNWKNTKEVAEFPETAKPHHVAGEGSVDFSQDSFYLHSSGSPEEKNQLEAKLQDSFSEFGTELLSFHEPDAFISSEPFRLHTRGKESADGCYFKHSPSAHSSAFSLQIQENQPQRAKKDFVEKNKRTLGLRTDKKTSYLQLHSKKQGEVLQEQIADTKTVDEEPVQSVPPFQNVKMDPEDKWYLKSQQLKDHQNKWSQRKKIKSNQSLKGGAFSRSDNQQPAGRPAEPKPWHRPTSEFRTAPTQAAEQDNSSAPQKWLCPSLSVGPDTNTTANSKNCLINFPNQRHSVNQDFTTPTYPIHPTPHKLNPAEVMSPAYTSKETKKYQHQPPNGLPHDQQHLYTDDTAKFFPRDGSTDGQAYPNQRNISSTFNANFQELVKDHISLQDCKRQNYAQKSYHNYAVSSLRPSQSPAACCTASQLTQTTEKHHQEMSHLKKGHLADDRHLFSPLPPVIPQAESDSEVDPKRGEGNQAKINRSNSEGYLMLMEKQKQPKVYKKPYSSKTYMNLDVKLGGLGPDYEAIKEKKEKLKQQKEYAKQIKEHNMKNIALVQRLPTKPQVISLVSRQKALEYAKKIPKPKTFTAKQSDEEVKEERVPTTTLKGDSFPQIASLETLQSRHEKEKQVVAAFRTLHIL from the exons ATGAATTCTTCAGGTACGGAGtatatttcagtttcttctccAAGCACTTACGACATGAGTAAAAAACCTTTTCCTCAGAGAGTAATCACGCAACCACATTTTCATCCTGCACATTGGAAAAAGACATCTGTAAGCAAAGGGGGCTTTGTCCCTGACTCCCAAGAGTCCGATTCTGAAAGCCTTGTTCAAGAGAGGCAGTATCAGCTGGAACTCCAGCAGCGAATTCATGAAAATGAAGAGCTGGTAGGACTGTATGCTGATGAGGTGGAGAGTGACAGCTTAGAAGAAGAAGATAGCTTGGAGGAGATGAGTTTAAGAGAACAAGGAGTTAAGTATGACACAAATCAATATACAAATGGAACACGAGAGAAAGAGAGTAATGGAAG ggAACAGCAGCCTGTAGACAAATATTTCAACCTAAGGTATAATCCTAactggaaaaacacaaaagaggTAGCAGAATTTCCCGAGACAGCAAAACCACATCACGTTGCTGGAGAAGGCAGTGTGGACTTTTCACAGGATTCATTTTACCTCCATTCCAGTGGCTCCCCAGAAGAAAAGAATCAACTGGAGGCAAAGTTGCAAGATTCATTCTCTGAGTTTGGTACAGAATTACTCAGCTTTCATGAACCAGATGCCTTCATCAGCAGTGAGCCTTTTAGGTTACATACCAGAGGGAAGGAATCTGCAGATGGCTGTTATTTCAAACATAGTCCCAGTGCGCACAGCAgtgctttttctcttcagatTCAAGAAAATCAACCCCAAAGAGCAAAAAAAGACTTCGTGGAGAAAAATAAACGGACTTTGGGATTACGTACAGACAAGAAAACTTCGTATCTTCAGTTACACAGCAAAAAGCAAGGAGAAGTTCTTCAAGAGCAG ATTGCAGATACTAAAACTGTTGATGAGGAACCAGTTCAGAGTGTCCCACCATTCCAGAACGTGAAAATGGACCCTGAAGACAAGTGGTACCTGAAGTCACAGCAGCTCAAG GATCACCAAAACAAGTGGtcccagagaaagaaaataaaatccaaccAGAGTCTCAAAGGGGGAGCTTTCTCAAGGAGTGATAACCAACAGCCAGCAGGAAGACCAGCAGAACCAAAGCCTTGGCATCGCCCAACGTCAGAATTTCGGACAGCTCCcacacaggcagcagagcaAGACAACAGCAGTGCACCGCAGAAATGGCTGTGCCCCAGTCTTTCTGTCGGACCTGACACTAATACAACAGCAAATTCCAAAAATTGCTTAATCAATTTCCCAAATCAAAGACATTCTGTTAATCAGGATTTTACCACACCTACCTATCCTATTCATCCAACACCACATAAACTTAACCCAGCAGAGGTTATGTCACCGGCGTATACCAGCAAGGAGACCAAGAAATACCAACATCAACCTCCAAATGGACTTCCACATGACCAGCAACATTTATACACAGATGATACTGCAAAGTTTTTTCCAAGAGATGGCAGTACCGATGGTCAAGCATATCCAAATCAGAGGAATATTTCATCTACTTTTAATGCTAATTTTCAAGAACTGGTAAAGGACCATATATCACTTCAGGATTGCAAGAGGCAGAATTATGCACAAAAAAGTTATCACAACTATGCTGTCAGTAGTTTAAG gCCTTCCCAGTCACCAGCAGCCTGTTGTACAGCCTCCCAGCTTACCCAAACCACAGAGAAACATCACCAAGAAATGTCTCATCTGAAAAAAGGTCACTTAGCTGATGACAGGCACTTGTTCAGCCCACTTCCACCAGTAATTCCACAGGCCGAAAGTGATTCAGAGGTGGATCCAAAGAGAGGTGAAGGAAATCAAGCGAAAATAAACCGAAGCAACTCTGAAGGATATCTCATGctaatggaaaagcaaaaacagccTAAAGTCTACAAGAAG CCATATAGCTCAAAAACCTACATGAATTTGGATGTGAAGCTTGGAGGCCTCGGACCTGACTATGAAGCCATCAAGGAAAAA aaAGAGAAGTTAAAGCAACAAAAGGAatatgcaaaacaaataaaggaacACAACATGAAAAACATTGCTTTGGTTCAGAGGTTACCTACAAAACCCCAGGTCATATCTTTAGTGTCAAGACAGAAG GCACTGGAGTATGCTAAGAAGATTCCAAAACCAAAGACTTTCACAGCAAAACAATCAGATGAAGAGGTGAAAGAGGAAAGAGTTCCAACAACAACTTTAAAAGGAGACAGTTTTCCTCAAATTGCATCTTTGGAAACTTTACAAAGCAGACATGAGAAGGAGAAGCAAGTTGTAGCTGCTTTCAGAACCCTTCATATCTTATAA
- the BSX gene encoding brain-specific homeobox protein homolog — protein sequence MNLNFTSPVHPVSAPRPTSFFIEDILLHKPKPLREVPPEHFPGSLASRVPLLDYGYPLMPTPTLLAPHPHPALHKPEHHHHHPYFLTASGVPVPALFQPHAAPELPGKHCRRRKARTVFSDSQLSGLEKRFEIQRYLSTPERVELATALSLSETQVKTWFQNRRMKHKKQLRKTQDDPKGAGGEESRGQSSPEPELPEGAGAEPRKGPPGPFLLQDPEDEVDILEEGDLLAAPHRL from the exons ATGAACCTCAACTTCACCTCGCCCGTGCACCCCGTCTCCGCGCCCCGGCCCACCTCCTTCTTCATCGAGGACATCCTGCTGCACAAGCCCAAACCCTTGCGGGAGGTGCCCCCCGAGCACTTCCCCGGCTCCTTGGCCTCCCGCGTCCCCCTCTTGGACTATGGGTACCCCCTGATGCCCACCCCGACCCTGCTGGCGCCTCACCCGCACCCTGCCCTGCACAAGCCGGagcatcaccaccaccacccctatTTCCTCACCGCCTCGG GAGTGCCGGTGCCGGCCCTGTTCCAGCCCCACGCCGCCCCCGAGCTGCCCGGGAAGCACTGCCGCCGCCGCAAAGCCCGCACCGTCTTCTCCGACTCGCAGCTCTCCGGCCTGGAGAAGCGCTTCGAGATCCAGCGCTACCTCTCCACGCCCGAGCGGGTGGAGCTGGCCACGGCTCTCAGCCTCTCCGAGACCCAG GTGAAAACCTGGTTCCAGAACCGGCGGATGAAGCACAAAAAGCAGCTCCGGAAAACCCAAGACGACCccaaaggggctgggggcgaggAGAGCCGGGGGCAGAGCTCCCCCGAGCCCGAGCTGCCCGAGGGGGCCGGCGCCGAGCCCCGCaagggcccccccggccccttccTGCTGCAGGACCCCGAGGACGAGGTGGACATCCTGGAGGAGGGGGACCTCCTGGCCGCCCCCCACCGCCTCTAG